Proteins co-encoded in one Hymenobacter swuensis DY53 genomic window:
- a CDS encoding alpha amylase C-terminal domain-containing protein: MTTEPLAPATTEETTAHLPLVQHDPWLAPYEPVLLQRQQRLTQRLAEITAQHGSLSKFALAHQRLGLTYDGRRRGYWFREWAPAAEALYLVGDFNGWDRQATPLTRGQDGVWEVFLADKEYQDRLTHYSLYKVHVVTRHGAKDRLPATLRRAVQHPETKDFAAQVWRPEQPFTWSDQKFRVPNFVREPLIYEAHVGMALEEGKVGSYLEFAEQLLPRIQAEGYNCLQLMAVMEHPYYGSFGYHVANFFAVSSRFGTPEELKHLINEAHRRGIAVLLDVVHSHAVKNEAEGLADFDGSGNQYFHEGARGNHPGWDSKLFNYAKSEVQQFLLSNLRYWLEEFHFDGFRFDGITSMLYQHHGEGVAFGGYEQYFGPDADEDAILYLQLATTLVREIKRSALLIAEDMSGMPGLCRPIEEGGIGFDYRLAMGIPDYWIKLLKHTRDEDWNLYDLWHVLTNRRAGEKTVAYAESHDQALVGDKTLAHWLLDSAIYEHMHRADPDPITARGVALHKLIRLATLSLGGEAYLNFIGNEFGHPEWVDFPREGNGWSHHFARRQWSLADNPELKFQYLLQFDKAMLHLAKTNRLLTAGPAHQLNIDPNNQVMVFERGNLVFVISFHVDRSVPDYRFVVPTAGRYRIVLNSDDAQFGGFGRVDDSLTYETFQEDGVAKLSLYVTSRTALVLARV; this comes from the coding sequence ATGACGACCGAACCGCTGGCCCCCGCTACTACAGAAGAAACCACGGCGCATCTGCCCCTTGTGCAGCACGACCCGTGGCTGGCCCCCTACGAGCCCGTGCTGCTCCAGCGGCAGCAGCGGCTCACGCAGCGCCTAGCCGAAATAACCGCGCAGCACGGTTCCCTCAGCAAATTCGCCCTCGCGCACCAGCGACTGGGCCTCACTTATGACGGCCGCCGCCGGGGCTACTGGTTCCGGGAGTGGGCTCCCGCCGCCGAGGCGCTCTACCTAGTAGGCGACTTCAACGGCTGGGACCGGCAGGCCACCCCGCTCACCCGGGGGCAGGACGGCGTGTGGGAAGTGTTTCTGGCCGACAAGGAGTACCAGGACCGGCTCACACACTACTCGCTCTACAAAGTGCATGTAGTAACGCGCCACGGGGCCAAAGACCGGCTGCCGGCCACCCTGCGCCGCGCCGTGCAGCACCCCGAAACCAAGGATTTCGCCGCCCAGGTGTGGCGGCCCGAGCAGCCGTTTACGTGGTCAGATCAGAAGTTCCGGGTGCCGAATTTTGTGCGCGAGCCGCTGATTTACGAGGCTCACGTGGGCATGGCTCTGGAAGAAGGCAAAGTGGGTTCCTACCTGGAATTTGCCGAGCAGCTACTGCCCCGCATCCAGGCCGAGGGCTACAACTGCCTGCAGCTGATGGCCGTGATGGAGCACCCGTACTACGGCTCGTTCGGCTACCATGTGGCCAATTTCTTTGCCGTGTCGTCGCGGTTTGGTACGCCCGAGGAGCTCAAGCACCTCATCAACGAGGCCCACCGCCGGGGCATTGCCGTGCTGCTGGACGTGGTGCACTCCCACGCCGTGAAAAACGAGGCTGAAGGATTGGCTGATTTCGACGGCTCCGGCAACCAGTACTTCCACGAGGGCGCGCGCGGCAACCACCCGGGCTGGGATTCCAAGCTGTTCAACTACGCCAAATCCGAGGTACAGCAGTTTCTGCTCAGCAACCTGCGCTACTGGCTGGAGGAGTTTCACTTCGATGGGTTCCGGTTTGATGGCATTACCAGCATGCTCTACCAGCACCACGGCGAAGGCGTGGCCTTTGGCGGCTATGAGCAGTATTTCGGCCCCGATGCCGACGAGGACGCCATCCTGTATTTGCAACTGGCCACTACGCTGGTGCGCGAAATCAAGCGTAGCGCGTTGCTTATTGCTGAGGACATGAGCGGGATGCCCGGCCTGTGCCGGCCCATCGAGGAGGGCGGTATCGGCTTCGATTATCGCCTAGCCATGGGTATTCCGGATTACTGGATTAAGCTGCTCAAGCATACCCGCGACGAGGACTGGAACCTTTACGACCTCTGGCACGTGCTCACCAACCGCCGGGCCGGCGAGAAAACCGTGGCCTATGCCGAAAGCCACGACCAGGCCCTGGTAGGCGACAAAACCCTGGCCCACTGGCTGCTCGATTCGGCTATCTACGAGCACATGCACCGCGCCGACCCCGACCCCATCACGGCCCGGGGTGTGGCTCTGCACAAGCTCATCCGGCTGGCCACGCTCAGTCTGGGCGGGGAGGCCTACCTCAACTTCATCGGCAACGAATTCGGGCACCCCGAGTGGGTGGATTTCCCGCGCGAGGGCAACGGCTGGAGCCACCATTTCGCCCGCCGCCAGTGGAGCCTGGCCGATAATCCGGAGTTGAAATTTCAGTACCTGCTGCAGTTTGACAAGGCCATGCTGCATCTGGCCAAAACCAACCGCCTGCTCACCGCTGGCCCGGCCCACCAGCTCAACATCGACCCGAATAACCAAGTCATGGTATTTGAGCGGGGCAATCTGGTGTTCGTCATCAGCTTCCACGTGGACCGCAGCGTACCCGACTACCGCTTCGTGGTGCCAACAGCAGGCCGTTACCGTATCGTGCTCAATTCCGACGACGCGCAGTTCGGCGGCTTCGGCCGGGTTGATGACAGCCTGACCTATGAAACCTTCCAAGAAGACGGCGTCGCCAAGCTCAGCCTCTACGTGACCAGCCGCACAGCCCTGGTGCTGGCCCGCGTGTAA
- a CDS encoding YdeI/OmpD-associated family protein → MSFETPLRHEFDAPLEMDGADSGVFLAVPFNVADVYGTKGPLPVRGTIDGFPIRQNLTPAGDDLHVLSVRKELRNTIGKTWADMVHVVLEHDTAPSGLELPIDLTRALDRAGLQAQFEALSYTQQKELIQRVARTKKPDARSQRIEDVLEIARTGRKTKQ, encoded by the coding sequence ATGAGTTTCGAAACACCCCTCCGCCACGAATTTGACGCCCCCCTGGAAATGGACGGAGCCGACAGTGGCGTTTTTCTGGCCGTTCCCTTCAACGTAGCCGACGTATATGGCACGAAGGGCCCGTTGCCCGTCCGAGGCACCATTGATGGCTTTCCTATCCGCCAGAACCTGACGCCCGCTGGCGACGACCTGCATGTGCTGAGCGTGCGCAAAGAGTTGCGTAACACCATCGGCAAGACCTGGGCCGATATGGTGCACGTAGTGCTGGAGCACGACACCGCCCCCAGCGGCCTGGAGTTGCCCATTGACCTCACCCGCGCCCTAGACCGGGCCGGTTTGCAGGCCCAGTTTGAAGCGTTGTCCTATACCCAGCAAAAAGAGCTAATTCAGCGCGTAGCCCGCACCAAAAAGCCCGACGCCCGCTCCCAGCGCATCGAAGATGTGCTGGAAATAGCCCGCACCGGCCGCAAAACCAAGCAGTAG
- a CDS encoding glycosyltransferase family 4 protein: protein MTPAPLHVLLLGWNDAPRAGEQPVPAIRPLVDILAPHAALSVMVPHQPQPAISSTATTRVTSLTDLTPAEARTTRPDGPAAWQQPAAPYVGSGNEQTANGASGGWGVPAAPYQGATPDLAGAAPNVALPNALNLSHLEERPAVVDQRATRRAVEASIATAGELEEETLQEQPVSGFIPEEREVAEAPGQTVAELTPADQPAPARTNLVEALAALGVDLAPDADLNFQVIQYARFATRRALLEDFAVIYAADWPTWLAALEIRQQTGRPLVLHVHSLAQERATPADRGWALELERLALRRADMVLAASDEVAHLLRVRYNVAPERLQLVDPTDTETLNTVLHQLEHSLTGRQPVVPFFPPTA, encoded by the coding sequence ATGACCCCCGCTCCTCTTCACGTGCTCCTGCTCGGCTGGAACGATGCGCCCCGCGCCGGGGAACAGCCCGTACCCGCCATCCGTCCGTTGGTTGATATCCTGGCCCCTCACGCGGCCCTCTCGGTGATGGTGCCGCACCAGCCCCAGCCTGCCATCAGTAGTACCGCCACCACGCGCGTTACCTCCCTCACCGACCTCACCCCGGCCGAAGCCCGCACCACCCGCCCCGACGGGCCAGCAGCCTGGCAGCAGCCCGCCGCGCCCTACGTCGGGTCCGGCAACGAGCAAACGGCCAACGGAGCCAGCGGCGGTTGGGGCGTACCGGCCGCGCCGTATCAGGGCGCTACACCGGATCTGGCCGGAGCCGCCCCCAACGTGGCCCTGCCCAATGCCCTGAACCTGTCCCACCTGGAGGAGCGCCCCGCAGTAGTTGACCAACGGGCCACGCGCCGGGCGGTGGAAGCATCCATCGCCACAGCCGGAGAGTTAGAAGAAGAAACGCTGCAGGAGCAGCCAGTGAGCGGGTTTATACCGGAAGAAAGAGAAGTGGCAGAAGCACCCGGGCAGACCGTTGCAGAGCTGACACCCGCCGATCAGCCGGCTCCGGCCCGCACCAACCTGGTGGAGGCGTTGGCCGCGCTGGGTGTCGATCTGGCCCCGGATGCCGACCTTAATTTTCAGGTGATTCAATACGCCCGCTTTGCCACTCGTCGGGCCTTACTGGAAGATTTTGCCGTGATTTACGCTGCCGATTGGCCAACCTGGCTGGCGGCCCTGGAAATCCGGCAGCAAACGGGCCGGCCACTAGTGCTGCACGTGCACAGCTTGGCCCAGGAGCGCGCCACACCCGCCGACCGGGGCTGGGCCTTGGAGCTGGAACGCCTGGCGCTGCGCCGGGCCGATATGGTGCTGGCCGCTTCCGACGAGGTGGCCCACCTACTACGGGTGCGCTACAACGTGGCGCCCGAGCGGCTACAGCTGGTTGACCCCACTGATACCGAAACGCTGAATACCGTACTTCACCAACTTGAACACAGCCTGACAGGACGTCAGCCCGTAGTGCCCTTTTTCCCTCCTACCGCATGA